Proteins found in one Verrucomicrobiota bacterium genomic segment:
- a CDS encoding prenyltransferase/squalene oxidase repeat-containing protein, whose protein sequence is MSLRLEMLQVAKLSSKVLEESVSLVDNFLKNQFDASGGFKNREGKPDLYYTVFGVDALISIGSHLPEAKIKNYVESVQRKRDLAFIDYCCLARLCAALKISVSGILEGIETYRCPNGGYHPKKDSNRASAYGCFLAYGAFGDLQSEMVNERRLVDALLELKCPDGGFANECGMKEGATPATSAVLTLFRNMGVVKDQEATNWLLERVHPMGGFCASPRVPMPDLLSTAVALHALSGEQVSLNEIKEKCLDFVDSLWVNDGGFYGHWADEVIDAEYTFYGLLALGHLSL, encoded by the coding sequence CTAGAGATGCTTCAGGTAGCGAAGCTGTCGTCCAAAGTTCTTGAAGAGTCAGTTTCGCTGGTTGATAACTTTTTAAAGAATCAATTTGACGCGTCGGGCGGTTTCAAGAACCGAGAAGGTAAGCCAGATCTTTATTACACAGTCTTTGGGGTAGATGCTTTGATATCTATCGGCTCGCATTTGCCGGAAGCAAAAATTAAGAACTATGTAGAGAGCGTCCAGCGCAAGAGAGATTTGGCCTTTATTGATTATTGTTGTTTGGCGAGACTGTGTGCGGCACTGAAGATTTCTGTGTCCGGTATCTTGGAGGGAATAGAAACCTACCGATGTCCCAATGGGGGATATCACCCCAAAAAGGATTCAAATAGAGCCTCTGCCTACGGTTGTTTCCTCGCGTATGGAGCATTTGGTGATTTACAGTCTGAAATGGTTAATGAAAGGAGATTGGTTGATGCTTTATTAGAACTGAAGTGCCCGGATGGTGGTTTCGCAAATGAATGTGGTATGAAAGAGGGTGCTACCCCAGCTACTTCAGCCGTCCTAACTCTGTTCCGAAATATGGGAGTTGTAAAAGACCAAGAAGCGACTAATTGGTTGTTAGAGAGAGTGCATCCAATGGGAGGTTTCTGCGCTAGTCCACGGGTTCCGATGCCTGATCTGCTGTCTACTGCGGTAGCTTTACATGCCTTGTCAGGTGAGCAGGTGTCACTTAATGAGATTAAAGAAAAGTGCTTGGATTTTGTCGATTCTTTGTGGGTAAATGATGGAGGCTTCTATGGTCACTGGGCAGATGAGGTGATAGATGCGGAGTATACATTCTATGGATTATTAGCACTGGGTCATTTGAGTCTATAA